The bacterium genome contains the following window.
CCGTCAGGTATCTCCGGAATTGTCCGTGACCGCGTCACCGGCGAAGTCGTTGCCGGTGTTCGTGTTCAGGCTGCCGAACTTCCGCAGTACTCGCTCTCCGACACCGTCGGTCGATTCACTCTCTCGCTTCCTGCCGGTAATTACACCCTGTTCACCGGCGGACCCTGTTTCTCCGGCGATACATTGCACGACATTGAGGTCATTGCCAACGAAAACACTCTGTCCGACATCACCGTCGGTGTTGCGCACATGACCATGCTCCACTCGACCATCAATGTCCTCGCACCAAACCGCAGCATCGGTCACAGCGACTTGGTCGTCCACAACGCAGGCAGCGGTGACCTGGTCTATTCCTTCGAGTCCATTCCCCTGTATCCCGCCGAAGATTGGCTCCGCGTTGATCCGCCCGCCGGCCGCGTCGCTCCCGGGGATTCACTGGTCGCACAGGTCATCGTCGAAGCGGATACGACCGATGATGGAACCTACGACTACTTCGGGCAAATCCGCCTGCATTCAAACTCCTGCCCCGATACACTGATCGTTGTCGAAGTGCTTGCCGTAATTCTCGATGCCGGTGAAACCCCCGCACTGCCTGCGGAATTCGCCCTCTATCCGGCCTATCCGAATCCCTTCAACAGCACGACGAATATCCGCTTCGGAATTGACCGCGAAACCAACGTCTCCCTGACTCTCTACGATGTCACGGGAAGACAGGTCGCCTCGCTCATCAACAACCAGCGGCTTGCCGCAGGCGAACATAACCTGCGCTTCCAAGCCGGGAACCTCGCGTCCGGTCTGTATTTCGTGAATCTTAACGATAACTCGCGCAGTCAGACGCAGCGCTTGCTCTATATTCGTTAGAGTCGTCCGCACCTTCATTCACGCAACGAGGTAACCATGATGCCCGCACTGCTTCTTCTGTTGCTCCTCCCTTGTCTTGCCTTCGCACAGCCCGACACGACGTGGTCGCAGACCGTCGGTCTCAACAACCGCTCCTACTTCTACGATGTCATCGTCGTCAATGACAGCGTTATCGTCGCCTGCGGAAACTCACAGACCGTCAACGGAAACGAAGTCAATCGCGACTTTCTCATCGCCGGATTCTCCCTCTCCGGAGAACTCCTCTACGCGCACACCCTGCTCGAATCCAACAACACCGAACTGCTCGAAGGACTCTGTTGGCTGGGCGGAGATACCGTCATTGCCGTCGGGGCAACCGATGTGCAAAACGATATTCTCAATATCTTCGCCTTCAGCGCGTCGTCCGGTGATACCTTCTGGACTCGTGCTTACACAGGCGCCGGACTCTCGCGGGCACGCGGTGTTATCAAGCTTGCTGACGGCGGTTTTGCTATTACGGGCTTCAAACTCGGTCCGCAAAACCGCTCCGACCTTTGGTTCGTGGTCTGCGAAAGCGACGGCGACACCGTCTTCACTCGCTCTTCCGGCAACACCGCCACAGATATCGGCAATGCCTTGGTCCAACTCCCCAATGGCAATATCCGTATCGCTGCGCTCTGGCGTGAGATTCCCACGTCCGACTACGACCAATGGGTGAGAACCTACGACCTCGATGGTAACATCGTCGGCACCGATGTCTTTTTCGGCACCGGCGGTGATGATTTCGTGTATAACGTCTCCCTCGACCCCGAAGGAAACTTCTGGCTCATCGGCCGCACCGCCTCCAGCGGAGGTGCTGGGTACGTTTCCGTAATTCCAGCGACCGGCCAAAACTATTCCCTGACCTTTGCCTCCAACGGTTTCGCCGACCAGTTCTTCGACGGTATTCCGTGGTTCGGCGGCATGATGTTCGCCGGCCGCTCTGGAAATCAGGCCAGCTACTCCTCGCCCTTCATGCGCTCCATCGATGAAGACAATCAGTCCATCTGGACATGGCGCTACGGCGCGGCTGGAACCGATGTCGGCTTCAATGCTATGGCCGTATTGCCCAACGGCGGAGCCGTCGCCGTCGGTTCACTGGCGCTTGCCGAAGACACGTCCGTGGTCTCCGCATATGTCCTGACCATTGCTCCGCCTGCGGGTGTGCAGGGAACCGTCACCGGCATGAGCGACGGTGAACCGGTTATCGGAGCGCGTGTCAAGGCCGCTGGGGACAGCCGCTACACCCTGACCGATGTCAACGGCGAATACCGTCTCGAACTTGCGGCAGGAACCTACGATATCGTCGTCACCGGGGACTGCATCGAATCCGACACCGTATTCGGTGTCACCACCGTGGAAAATCAGCTCGCTGAAGCGAGCTTCGAAGTCGGACAGCCCGCCTACGATTTTCTCCAATCAAGCATTAACATCATCGCCGAAAACGAAACCGTCGGCGGTACAACTCTCCTGCTCGGAAATTCCGGCACGGGTGTCATGTCCTACTCCATTGAAGCCGTCGCGCTTGCCCCCGTAGGTTCGTGGATTTCCGTCCAACCCTCCGTCGGCACCATTGCCCCGGACGAGCAAATACAGGTCAACGTCATCGTCGAAGCCGACACCACCAACGACGGCATCTACGAATTCTTCGGTGAAGTCACCGTGCACACCAATGCCTGCCCCGACACCGCCGTCACCTTGCCCGTCCTCGTCACCGTACTCGAAACCGGCGACCCCGCGGCTCTCCCCGGAAATTTTGCGCTCTCGACACCATACCCGAATCCCTTCAACAGCTCAGCCACTCTAACTTTAAGCA
Protein-coding sequences here:
- a CDS encoding carboxypeptidase regulatory-like domain-containing protein, with protein sequence MPALLLLLLLPCLAFAQPDTTWSQTVGLNNRSYFYDVIVVNDSVIVACGNSQTVNGNEVNRDFLIAGFSLSGELLYAHTLLESNNTELLEGLCWLGGDTVIAVGATDVQNDILNIFAFSASSGDTFWTRAYTGAGLSRARGVIKLADGGFAITGFKLGPQNRSDLWFVVCESDGDTVFTRSSGNTATDIGNALVQLPNGNIRIAALWREIPTSDYDQWVRTYDLDGNIVGTDVFFGTGGDDFVYNVSLDPEGNFWLIGRTASSGGAGYVSVIPATGQNYSLTFASNGFADQFFDGIPWFGGMMFAGRSGNQASYSSPFMRSIDEDNQSIWTWRYGAAGTDVGFNAMAVLPNGGAVAVGSLALAEDTSVVSAYVLTIAPPAGVQGTVTGMSDGEPVIGARVKAAGDSRYTLTDVNGEYRLELAAGTYDIVVTGDCIESDTVFGVTTVENQLAEASFEVGQPAYDFLQSSINIIAENETVGGTTLLLGNSGTGVMSYSIEAVALAPVGSWISVQPSVGTIAPDEQIQVNVIVEADTTNDGIYEFFGEVTVHTNACPDTAVTLPVLVTVLETGDPAALPGNFALSTPYPNPFNSSATLTLSIPLETELRLDVFNIEGRWLKTVQDGRIPAGSYNINIDLTGQASGLYLLRAHSPSFSATRKLLYVR